The Cucurbita pepo subsp. pepo cultivar mu-cu-16 chromosome LG18, ASM280686v2, whole genome shotgun sequence nucleotide sequence TCGCTTCATCCACTGGTAATAACCATTTTGATGGAAAGAGTGTTAATGGCAACTGTGACAATATGGAAAGTTGTCTTTCTGCTATAGCTAATAATCAACCATCTACACCTGAAGAATCGGCAAAAAGAGATGACAGTGAGACGCAGCATCCTTTAGAAGGTGAACAGAAAGGGTCTTGCATTCCTATGGGAATGTTAAGGACATCAGAAGATGGATACAACTGGAGGAAATATGGACAGAAACAGGTTAAAGGTAGTGAATATCCAAGAAGCTACTATAAATGTACACATCCAAATTGTCAGGTAAAGAAGAAGGTGGAGCGATCTCTTGATGGTCAAATAACAGAAATCATCTATAAGGGTGCTCATATTCATGCGAAACCTGATCCCAATCGTCGAGCCATGCTTGGATCCATGCTAATGCCAGATGATACTCCAGAAATTGGTGAAGGTGGTGGAAACCGTGCCAAAGTTGAAGCTGGGCTGACATGGAGAAACACTCAATATGGGGTGAAGGATACCAAACCCATCTCAGATTGGAGTGTTGATGGTCTAGAAAGGACATCCTCGATATCAGTTGTGACTGAGCTTTCTGATCCATTGTTAAATCCCCAAGGAAAAAATGTTGGGGTATTTGAATCTGTGGGAACTCCAGAGCTTTCATCCACACTGGCTAGTCATGATGATGAtggcggcggtggtggagatgatgatgatcttACAACTCAGGGAAGTATTTCAGTTTGCATTGAAGCTGATGATGCTGAGCCTGAATTGAAAAGAAGGTATTGATCTTACTATTAACTggatattattataaaatagaaaGCCTTTAATATGTTCATTGTGGACTACAAACTGGCTAGAAGAGGGGatttaataaaagatttgACTGTAAATGTATGGAACTGATGAAGTCGGCATCTACAGCcttattttcatattcttttctGGTGAGCAGTATCTTCAGTTTTTGACGCTATAGTGTGGTTGACTTTCTTAACCTCCACGGCTCCTACCACTTTAATTGAGCGCATTTTTGTGGACCTACTTAGatctaaaatattatgaattaCTGAGCTTAAACTTCACAAAACGTATTGGTAAGTTACCGATCTAACCCTcattaatttgatcatttACATCTTTTCAATTGATGCCCTTTCGGCTGTAAGATTACCTCAAGTAGCTCGAGTTTGTTAAAAACATCCTGAAAAAGTGCATAATGAGTTGCAAAGATTGCTCATCTTCTGTGTGACTATTGTTGCAGGCGAAAAGAGGGTGGTTCAATTGAGACAAACTTGGCTTCTAGATCCTTACGTGAACCAAGAGTAGTTGTCCAAATTGAAACTGACGTCGACATACTTGAAGATGGGTATCGTTGGCGGAAGTATGGGCAAAAAGTTGTCAAAGGAAATCCAAATCCAAGGTACTAACATTTAAATCCGTGCTAGTGCGTGTGTGAATGGGTTTTTGTTGCATTCTACGTTGTGTTTCTGAGGGCCAAAGGGACGATGAATGAGTTTACTGTAAAATTGATAGCTCTTACTCCATTAACATTCTTATTTTGCTCGtacttctaaaaaaatttctcgaGTTAAAATAGTCTCTATTCTCGAACGTTTGATATGATCTTGATTTGTGAAT carries:
- the LOC111780196 gene encoding probable WRKY transcription factor 34 isoform X2 codes for the protein MPEDGSSHGSEDSCFRFAPHGELNTLQSLFRLENQEADIDRQAFESEKALMDFEFLTDFSKEGSVLKYDIASSTGNNHFDGKSVNGNCDNMESCLSAIANNQPSTPEESAKRDDSETQHPLEGEQKGSCIPMGMLRTSEDGYNWRKYGQKQVKGSEYPRSYYKCTHPNCQVKKKVERSLDGQITEIIYKGAHIHAKPDPNRRAMLGSMLMPDDTPEIGEGGGNRAKVEAGLTWRNTQYGVKDTKPISDWSVDGLERTSSISVVTELSDPLLNPQGKNVGVFESVGTPELSSTLASHDDDGGGGGDDDDLTTQGSISVCIEADDAEPELKRRRKEGGSIETNLASRSLREPRVVVQIETDVDILEDGYRWRKYGQKVVKGNPNPRSYYKCTSAGCAVRKHVERASHDLKCVITTYEGKHNHEVPAARNGSQVNSSNGNSQPSTSHVQPNMDLSRNSNVANSETQIQDLAAQFYPKPEFNYDYQRSGCFDTFRNDIKLGAPSFCQMKFPQLRHTLPYSSFALNSKHTSTSISGSLASVVPDFPISLPLNQNFSAAGFDFTNGRPIPPFQVFLSGQQLRETDRFLTPKQEHDDDNIRASFQPIVDSSSASSSSLVSSVYQHMMGNFP